Proteins encoded within one genomic window of Nakamurella alba:
- a CDS encoding DNA polymerase domain-containing protein: MSPSRTPAVEIDVAGRPVRVTSPDRVMFAGPGLTKLDLVQYFVSVGDGILGALKDRPTTLERWPKGWFEGATLSTRMDNQGDAFYSKRVPKGAPDWVENVTITFPSGRTAEEVCPTELAVVAWASNLGTLRFHPWPVRRPETEQPDQLRVDLDPQPGTDFRDTVPVAAELRNLLSELGLEGHPKTSGGRGLHVYIPIAPRWSFVDARHAVIALGRALERRMPDQVTTAWWKEERGERIFIDFNQMARDRTIASAYSIRPNARATVSAPLRWDEIPDVTPEDFDVTTMPARFAEVGDLHAAVAQQAFDLDPLLELWEKDLADRGLGEMPYPPDYPKMPGEPPRVQPSKKNPANWTDE, encoded by the coding sequence ATGTCTCCGTCCAGGACTCCTGCGGTCGAGATCGACGTGGCCGGCCGACCCGTGCGCGTCACCAGCCCGGATCGGGTGATGTTCGCCGGGCCCGGGCTGACCAAGCTCGACCTGGTGCAGTACTTCGTCTCGGTCGGCGACGGCATCCTCGGGGCCCTCAAGGACCGGCCGACCACGCTGGAGCGGTGGCCGAAGGGGTGGTTCGAGGGGGCGACCCTGTCCACCCGGATGGACAATCAGGGTGATGCCTTCTACTCCAAGCGCGTGCCGAAGGGGGCGCCGGACTGGGTCGAGAACGTCACCATCACCTTTCCCAGCGGCCGGACCGCCGAAGAGGTCTGCCCGACCGAGCTGGCGGTGGTGGCCTGGGCGTCCAACCTGGGCACCCTGCGGTTCCATCCGTGGCCGGTGCGCCGGCCGGAGACCGAGCAGCCCGACCAGCTGCGTGTCGATCTCGACCCGCAGCCGGGCACCGACTTCCGCGACACCGTCCCGGTCGCGGCCGAGCTGCGGAACCTGTTGTCGGAGTTGGGGTTGGAAGGTCACCCGAAGACCTCCGGCGGCCGCGGCCTGCACGTCTACATCCCGATCGCCCCGCGGTGGAGCTTCGTCGATGCCCGGCACGCGGTGATCGCGCTGGGCCGGGCGCTCGAGCGGCGGATGCCGGACCAGGTGACCACGGCGTGGTGGAAGGAGGAGCGCGGGGAGCGGATCTTCATCGATTTCAACCAGATGGCGCGCGATCGCACCATCGCCAGTGCCTACTCGATCCGGCCCAACGCCCGGGCCACCGTGTCGGCGCCGCTGCGCTGGGACGAGATCCCGGACGTCACGCCGGAGGACTTCGACGTCACCACGATGCCCGCCCGGTTCGCCGAGGTGGGTGATCTGCACGCCGCGGTCGCCCAGCAGGCCTTCGACCTCGACCCGCTGCTGGAGCTCTGGGAGAAGGACCTGGCCGACCGGGGTCTGGGCGAGATGCCCTACCCGCCGGACTATCCCAAGATGCCCGGCGAGCCGCCGCGGGTGCAGCCGAGCAAGAAGAACCCGGCGAACTGGACGGACGAGTAG